The proteins below are encoded in one region of Alistipes indistinctus YIT 12060:
- a CDS encoding zinc metallopeptidase encodes MWNPGFILIIVIAVVGMIVQARLQSVFKKYSQVMFPGGLTGREVAEKMLHDNGIYDVKVTATQGHLTDHYNPATKTVNLSESVYNSNSVSAAAVAAHECGHAVQHARDYAPLKMRSALVPIVQFSSMWSTWVIIAGILLINTFPALFWVGIAMIALSALFSLVTLPVEYNASARAMDWLESTHTLQGAQVAQAREALSWAARTYLVAALSAIATLIYYLGFARRN; translated from the coding sequence ATGTGGAATCCCGGTTTTATACTGATTATCGTAATCGCAGTGGTCGGCATGATCGTGCAGGCCAGACTGCAATCGGTCTTCAAGAAGTATTCGCAAGTGATGTTTCCCGGCGGCCTGACGGGCCGCGAGGTGGCTGAAAAGATGCTGCACGACAACGGTATTTACGATGTAAAGGTGACAGCGACCCAAGGGCACCTGACCGATCATTACAATCCCGCCACGAAGACGGTGAACCTGAGCGAGAGCGTCTACAACAGCAACAGCGTTTCGGCCGCCGCCGTCGCGGCGCACGAGTGCGGCCATGCCGTACAGCATGCACGCGATTATGCGCCGCTGAAGATGCGTTCGGCGCTGGTGCCCATCGTGCAGTTCTCGTCGATGTGGTCTACGTGGGTGATTATTGCAGGTATCCTGTTGATCAATACTTTCCCGGCACTGTTCTGGGTGGGTATCGCGATGATCGCATTGTCGGCGCTTTTCAGCCTTGTAACGCTTCCGGTCGAGTACAATGCTTCGGCACGCGCGATGGATTGGCTTGAGAGCACGCATACGCTGCAAGGGGCGCAGGTTGCGCAGGCACGCGAGGCCCTGTCATGGGCTGCGCGCACCTACCTGGTAGCCGCCCTGTCGGCTATCGCAACGCTGATTTATTACCTCGGGTTTGCACGCCGCAATTAA
- a CDS encoding ABC transporter permease: MSRINLEYFLARRIAFTRGGRKNNVMVRIATLSVAVGMAVMIVSLAVIFGFKHEITAKLTGFGSHVQIVNLDGNTSYETVPISKNQPVVPLIEKLPACGEIHPYAIKAGILRGEEAMQGVVLKGVGPDYDWSFFRENLSEGSIPVLSDSVRNKDVLISHRLASMLKLRVGDPLEMLFIQNPPRRDRFRVKGIYDTQFDELDKVMVLTDIRNVQRLNGWDSTQITGFEITTTDFPRLEKFTDAVDELIFDTPPAEGNTLRVINVRERYPMIFDWLDAHNVNAGVIITVMLIVALFNMIAALLIILLERTSMIGVLKALGMGNRSLQKMFVIRSSFIILKGMFWGNLFGVGLCLLQHCTGLVRLDQAGYFLTTVPIFIDWGWWALLNLITFAFIVSLLALPTMIISLILPEKSIRFE; the protein is encoded by the coding sequence ATGAGCCGAATCAACCTGGAATACTTTCTCGCCCGGCGGATTGCCTTTACCCGCGGCGGCCGCAAAAACAACGTGATGGTCCGCATCGCGACGCTAAGCGTAGCCGTAGGCATGGCCGTGATGATCGTTTCGCTGGCGGTGATCTTCGGTTTCAAGCACGAAATCACGGCGAAGCTGACCGGTTTCGGCTCGCATGTGCAGATCGTCAACCTCGACGGCAACACCTCTTACGAGACCGTCCCGATCTCGAAAAACCAGCCGGTCGTGCCGTTGATCGAGAAACTGCCCGCTTGCGGAGAAATTCATCCGTACGCGATCAAAGCGGGCATCCTGCGCGGCGAAGAGGCGATGCAGGGCGTCGTGCTGAAAGGGGTGGGCCCCGACTACGACTGGTCGTTTTTCCGGGAGAATCTCTCCGAAGGTTCGATTCCCGTCCTCTCCGACTCGGTCCGCAACAAAGACGTACTCATTTCGCACAGGCTCGCCTCGATGCTGAAACTCCGGGTGGGCGACCCGCTCGAAATGCTCTTTATCCAGAATCCGCCGCGGCGGGACCGTTTCCGCGTAAAAGGCATTTACGACACGCAGTTCGATGAACTGGACAAAGTGATGGTGCTTACCGACATCCGCAATGTCCAGCGGCTCAACGGCTGGGATTCGACCCAGATCACCGGCTTCGAAATCACGACCACCGATTTTCCCCGGCTCGAAAAATTCACCGATGCCGTGGACGAGCTGATATTCGACACCCCGCCCGCCGAAGGCAACACGCTGCGGGTGATCAACGTCCGCGAACGGTACCCGATGATTTTCGACTGGCTTGACGCGCACAACGTCAATGCCGGGGTCATCATCACCGTCATGCTGATCGTAGCCCTGTTCAACATGATCGCCGCGCTGCTGATCATCCTGCTCGAACGCACGTCGATGATCGGCGTACTGAAAGCCCTGGGCATGGGCAACCGTTCGCTGCAAAAGATGTTCGTGATCCGCTCCTCGTTCATCATCCTCAAGGGAATGTTCTGGGGCAACCTTTTCGGCGTGGGACTCTGCCTGCTGCAGCATTGTACCGGCCTTGTCCGGCTCGACCAGGCCGGTTATTTCCTCACCACGGTGCCGATCTTCATCGACTGGGGATGGTGGGCGCTCTTAAACCTGATCACTTTCGCCTTTATCGTCTCGCTGCTGGCTTTGCCGACGATGATAATTTCACTAATTTTGCCGGAAAAGAGCATCCGGTTCGAATAG
- a CDS encoding SDR family NAD(P)-dependent oxidoreductase, with protein MGKTALITGASSGIGEAVARKLAAAGYNLVITARRSGRLQKLSDELEEKYGIKVHALGFDIRERIQTESAIEALPAHFRAIDVLINNAGLASGLEPIDEGDPLDWDKMIDTNVKGLLYITRVVSRMMIERGQGGLIVNIGSVAGSQTYADGAVYCASKHAVHALSEGMRIDLLKHGIKVSEVRPGMVETEFSVVRFHGDRQRADKVYEGVKPLSAEDIADVIGWIVSLPPHVNVNDILVMPTQQADAHYTDRKP; from the coding sequence ATGGGTAAGACAGCATTGATTACGGGCGCTTCGTCGGGGATCGGCGAAGCTGTCGCACGGAAACTTGCCGCTGCGGGGTACAATTTGGTCATTACGGCGCGGCGGAGCGGCCGCCTGCAGAAACTGAGCGACGAACTCGAAGAGAAGTACGGCATCAAAGTACATGCGCTGGGATTCGATATCCGCGAGCGCATCCAGACCGAATCTGCGATCGAGGCGTTGCCCGCGCATTTCCGCGCGATCGACGTCCTGATTAATAATGCGGGGCTGGCTTCGGGCCTTGAACCGATCGACGAGGGTGATCCGCTGGACTGGGACAAGATGATCGATACGAACGTCAAGGGATTGCTCTATATCACCCGGGTCGTTTCGCGCATGATGATCGAGCGCGGCCAGGGAGGGCTGATCGTCAATATCGGTTCGGTTGCCGGAAGCCAGACTTATGCCGACGGGGCGGTCTACTGTGCGTCGAAGCATGCCGTGCATGCGTTGAGCGAAGGGATGCGGATCGATTTGCTGAAGCACGGTATTAAGGTGTCCGAGGTGCGTCCCGGTATGGTCGAGACCGAATTTTCGGTCGTTCGTTTTCACGGTGACCGGCAACGGGCCGATAAGGTCTATGAAGGGGTGAAGCCCCTTAGTGCGGAGGATATCGCAGACGTGATCGGCTGGATCGTGTCGCTTCCGCCGCACGTCAACGTCAACGATATCCTGGTGATGCCGACCCAGCAGGCGGACGCCCACTATACGGACCGTAAACCGTAA
- a CDS encoding NADP-dependent malic enzyme, with the protein METDKKSLRDEALAYHAEGRPGKIEVIPTKPYSTQKDLSLAYSPGVAEPCLEIEKNPDNAYKYTDKGNLVAVISNGTAVLGLGDIGAQAGKPVMEGKGLLFKTFADIDVFDIEVDTKDTEKFIETVKNISVTFGGINLEDIKAPECFVIEERLKEELSIPVMHDDQHGTAIISAAALLNALEITGKKIGKVKVVVNGAGAAAVSCAKLYIALGVEPKNMVMCDSKGVLSVRRKDLNPTKARFATSRDVNTLEEAVKGADVFLGLSVADVLTSEMVQSMAKNPIVFALANPNPEIRYEVAHAARPDIIFATGRSDYPNQVNNVLGFPYIFRGALDVRATKINEEMKIAAVRALAELTKEPVPDMVAAAYNDNNITFGREYLIPKALDPRLITRISMAVAKAAIESGVARKTITDWDAYSQELENRMGRDDKLMRSIRSMARTATPRRLVFSEGDSLNTIKAAIHLLSDGIATPILIGSRSKIHALLDEHKLSLDDKYILDFRSDEEEPRRQRYATLLYSKMSRKGINHAEALKYMMQRDWFTLMMVASGDADTSLLGFGHSYIQSLEPVRQVFSLQPSNRLATMQIVTTKRGPMFFADTAVIPSPSAEDLAEIALMAAKTVRRFGIEPVIAMLSYSNFGTDEEPLALKVTKAVEILHNQYPELLVEGEMKADIALDRESRVHLYPFNKLGDREVNTFIFPNLSAANISYKLVEMLGGAEINGPILMGLSRANVHLVSETASVRTLINLGMIAAAEATPAK; encoded by the coding sequence ATGGAAACAGACAAAAAAAGCTTGAGGGACGAAGCGCTGGCCTATCATGCCGAGGGCAGACCCGGCAAGATCGAGGTAATCCCAACCAAACCTTACAGTACGCAGAAAGACCTTTCGCTCGCCTATTCGCCCGGCGTAGCCGAACCGTGCCTCGAGATCGAAAAAAATCCCGACAACGCATACAAATATACCGACAAGGGAAACCTCGTCGCCGTCATCTCCAACGGGACGGCCGTCCTGGGGCTCGGCGACATCGGAGCCCAGGCCGGCAAGCCGGTAATGGAAGGCAAGGGGCTTTTGTTCAAAACCTTCGCCGATATAGACGTATTCGACATCGAGGTAGACACGAAAGATACCGAAAAATTTATCGAAACGGTCAAGAATATCTCGGTCACTTTCGGCGGCATCAACCTCGAGGACATCAAGGCCCCCGAGTGTTTCGTGATCGAGGAGCGGCTCAAGGAGGAGCTTTCGATCCCCGTCATGCACGACGACCAGCACGGCACGGCGATCATTTCGGCCGCCGCGCTGCTCAACGCGCTCGAGATCACAGGCAAGAAGATCGGAAAGGTGAAAGTGGTCGTCAACGGCGCGGGCGCAGCAGCCGTTTCGTGCGCGAAGCTTTACATCGCGCTGGGCGTCGAGCCTAAAAACATGGTGATGTGCGACAGCAAAGGAGTGCTTTCGGTGCGCCGCAAGGATCTCAATCCGACCAAAGCCCGTTTCGCCACCTCCCGCGACGTCAACACGCTCGAAGAAGCCGTCAAAGGGGCTGATGTATTTCTCGGGCTCTCGGTGGCCGACGTACTGACTTCCGAAATGGTGCAAAGCATGGCCAAAAACCCGATCGTCTTCGCGCTGGCCAACCCGAACCCGGAAATCCGTTACGAAGTAGCCCACGCGGCCCGTCCCGACATCATCTTCGCTACGGGACGTTCGGACTACCCCAACCAGGTAAACAACGTGCTCGGCTTCCCTTATATCTTCCGCGGTGCGCTCGACGTACGGGCCACGAAGATCAACGAGGAGATGAAGATCGCCGCGGTACGCGCGCTGGCCGAACTGACCAAGGAACCGGTACCCGATATGGTAGCAGCCGCCTATAACGACAACAACATCACTTTCGGCCGCGAGTACCTGATCCCGAAAGCACTCGACCCCAGGCTGATCACACGCATCTCGATGGCCGTCGCCAAAGCGGCGATCGAATCGGGCGTCGCGCGCAAAACGATCACCGACTGGGACGCTTACAGCCAGGAACTCGAAAACCGCATGGGACGCGACGACAAACTGATGCGCTCGATCCGCTCGATGGCCCGCACGGCCACCCCGCGCAGGCTGGTCTTCAGCGAAGGAGACAGCCTCAACACGATCAAGGCGGCGATCCACCTGCTTTCGGACGGCATCGCCACCCCGATCCTCATTGGCAGCCGCAGTAAAATTCACGCACTGCTGGACGAGCACAAACTCTCGCTGGACGACAAATACATCCTCGACTTCCGCAGCGACGAAGAGGAACCGCGCCGCCAGCGGTACGCCACGCTACTGTACAGCAAAATGAGCCGCAAGGGTATCAACCACGCCGAAGCGCTCAAATACATGATGCAACGCGACTGGTTCACGCTGATGATGGTCGCTTCGGGCGATGCGGATACTTCCCTGCTCGGTTTCGGGCACAGCTACATCCAGTCGCTCGAACCGGTGCGGCAGGTATTCAGCCTCCAACCGTCGAACCGGCTGGCGACAATGCAGATCGTCACCACCAAGCGCGGCCCGATGTTCTTCGCCGATACGGCCGTAATTCCGTCGCCGAGTGCCGAAGACCTCGCCGAAATCGCACTGATGGCCGCCAAGACGGTACGCCGGTTCGGTATCGAACCGGTTATCGCGATGCTCTCCTACTCCAATTTCGGCACCGACGAGGAACCGCTCGCGCTGAAAGTGACCAAAGCGGTCGAAATCCTGCACAACCAGTACCCCGAACTGCTGGTGGAGGGTGAAATGAAGGCTGATATCGCACTCGACCGCGAATCCCGGGTCCACCTCTATCCGTTCAACAAACTGGGCGACCGCGAAGTCAATACGTTCATCTTCCCGAACCTGTCGGCCGCGAACATCTCCTACAAGCTGGTCGAAATGCTCGGAGGCGCCGAAATCAACGGTCCGATCCTGATGGGACTGAGCCGCGCAAACGTCCACCTGGTGTCGGAAACGGCCAGCGTGCGCACGCTGATCAACCTCGGCATGATCGCCGCCGCCGAAGCTACCCCGGCGAAATAA
- a CDS encoding AIR synthase related protein gives MSTSSRYAGRGVSSSKEDVHAAIKNIDKGLYPKAFCKIIPDRLAGDPEACLIMHADGAGTKSSLAYAYWRETGDLSVWKGIAQDAVVMNTDDLLCVGALDDILLSSTIGRNKRLVPGEVISAVINGTEEFLQSMRDLGVGIYSTGGETADVGDLVRTIIVDSTVTARMRRSDVIDNANIKAGCCIVGLSSSGQATYESEYNGGTGSNGLTSARHDVFSKAVAEKYPESFDGGLPSDLVYTGRYGLTDRIEGCPLTVGKLVLSPTRTYAPIIREVLKDYRGHVLGMIHCSGGAQTKVLHFIDNLHVIKDNLFETPLLFQLIQQESQTPWSEMYSVFNMGHRMELYVDESVADDIIRISRSFDVDAQVIGRVEASGRAQVTIRKDGAEYRYTK, from the coding sequence ATGTCCACTTCGTCCCGCTATGCCGGACGCGGCGTTTCCTCTTCCAAAGAGGACGTGCATGCCGCGATAAAGAATATCGATAAGGGCCTTTATCCCAAAGCTTTTTGCAAGATTATCCCCGACCGCCTCGCGGGGGATCCTGAGGCGTGCCTGATTATGCACGCCGACGGGGCGGGCACCAAATCCTCGCTGGCCTACGCCTACTGGCGCGAGACGGGTGACCTGTCGGTGTGGAAAGGAATTGCGCAGGATGCCGTGGTGATGAATACCGACGACCTGTTGTGCGTCGGTGCGCTGGACGATATACTGCTCTCCTCGACGATCGGCCGCAACAAGCGGTTGGTGCCTGGCGAGGTGATCTCGGCCGTGATCAACGGAACCGAGGAGTTCCTGCAAAGTATGCGGGACCTGGGTGTCGGGATCTATTCTACCGGCGGCGAGACGGCCGATGTGGGGGATTTGGTGCGTACGATCATCGTGGACAGTACCGTGACGGCCCGTATGCGCCGCAGCGATGTGATCGACAATGCGAATATCAAAGCCGGGTGCTGCATCGTGGGCCTCAGCTCGTCGGGGCAGGCCACTTATGAGAGCGAGTACAACGGCGGAACGGGCAGTAACGGCCTTACGTCCGCACGCCACGACGTCTTTTCGAAAGCCGTGGCGGAGAAGTATCCGGAGAGTTTCGACGGCGGACTGCCGTCCGATCTGGTCTATACCGGCCGTTACGGCCTGACCGACCGCATCGAGGGATGCCCGTTGACGGTGGGTAAGCTGGTGCTCTCTCCGACGCGCACTTATGCGCCGATTATCCGTGAGGTACTGAAGGATTACAGGGGACATGTCCTGGGTATGATTCACTGTAGCGGCGGGGCACAGACCAAAGTGCTGCACTTCATCGACAATTTGCATGTGATTAAGGACAACCTCTTCGAAACCCCGCTGTTGTTCCAGTTGATTCAGCAGGAGTCGCAGACTCCGTGGAGCGAGATGTACAGCGTTTTCAACATGGGGCACCGCATGGAGCTTTATGTCGATGAGTCGGTAGCCGACGACATTATCCGCATCTCGCGTTCGTTTGACGTCGATGCGCAGGTGATCGGCCGGGTCGAAGCGTCCGGCCGCGCGCAGGTTACGATCCGCAAGGATGGTGCGGAATATCGCTATACGAAATAA
- a CDS encoding M15 family metallopeptidase: MKVFHREFFYGRPVSLLALGCVVLLISCRGRGAIHTALTSSADTVPVEAVTGYDYDTVSAIGAEPERETGALSPTERRLAEAGLTEIVPDDTAILVHLVYATPENFTGKVLYTDLRRAYLLPEAARMLYRASECLRRERPGLRLLIYDAARPMSVQREMWNLVKGTPQYIYVSNPANGGGLHNYGAAVDLTLADGNSAPLPMGTPFDYFGQEAHIDREDELVAQGRITQQELDNRLLLRKVMRQAGFRPLRSEWWHFNAMTRAEARERYRAVE; encoded by the coding sequence ATGAAGGTTTTTCATCGGGAGTTTTTTTACGGCCGTCCTGTATCACTGTTGGCGCTGGGATGCGTCGTACTATTGATTTCATGTCGCGGACGCGGTGCGATCCATACTGCCCTCACCAGTTCGGCGGATACGGTGCCGGTGGAGGCTGTTACCGGCTATGATTATGATACAGTTTCTGCTATCGGTGCTGAACCTGAACGGGAAACAGGGGCACTTTCGCCGACCGAACGGCGGTTGGCGGAGGCGGGACTGACTGAGATCGTTCCGGACGATACCGCGATACTGGTGCATTTGGTTTATGCTACCCCTGAGAATTTTACGGGCAAAGTTCTGTATACCGACCTGCGGCGCGCCTACCTGCTGCCGGAAGCGGCGCGGATGCTGTACCGGGCTTCGGAGTGTTTGCGGCGCGAGCGTCCCGGCCTGCGGTTGCTGATATACGATGCCGCACGTCCGATGTCGGTCCAGCGTGAAATGTGGAACCTGGTCAAAGGGACTCCGCAATACATTTACGTGTCGAATCCTGCAAACGGCGGGGGGCTCCACAATTATGGCGCGGCCGTAGACCTGACGCTGGCTGATGGGAACAGTGCCCCGTTGCCGATGGGAACGCCTTTCGACTATTTCGGTCAGGAGGCGCATATCGACCGCGAGGACGAACTGGTTGCTCAGGGCCGGATCACACAGCAGGAACTCGACAACCGGCTGCTGTTGCGCAAGGTGATGCGGCAGGCAGGTTTCCGTCCGCTGCGCAGCGAATGGTGGCATTTTAACGCCATGACGCGGGCCGAAGCCCGCGAACGTTACCGGGCGGTCGAGTAA
- the ubiE gene encoding bifunctional demethylmenaquinone methyltransferase/2-methoxy-6-polyprenyl-1,4-benzoquinol methylase UbiE: protein MKPYNTTESKKEQVRSMFDAIAFRYDALNHLLSMGVDRSWRRKVVRRVHAAKPATILDLATGTGDLAIMLARKCPQSAVTGIDLSEQMLAIGRQKVSQAGLEQRITLMQGDAENLPAEDNSFDAVTVAFGVRNFEDIARGVAEIHRILHPGGIVCVLEFGMPRNKIFGTLYRFYFHRILPAVGRMLSHDKSAYTYLPQSVDEFPYGEKFRGMLLQAGFTDCRITNLWSGIAQIYYGRKQA from the coding sequence ATGAAACCTTACAACACGACAGAAAGCAAAAAAGAGCAGGTACGGTCGATGTTCGACGCGATCGCATTCCGTTACGACGCACTGAACCACCTGCTCTCGATGGGCGTGGATCGCTCATGGCGGCGCAAAGTGGTCCGCCGCGTACACGCGGCAAAACCGGCAACGATCCTCGACCTGGCCACCGGCACCGGCGACCTGGCAATCATGCTCGCACGCAAATGTCCGCAGAGCGCCGTTACCGGCATCGATCTGTCCGAGCAGATGCTCGCGATCGGGCGCCAGAAAGTCTCGCAGGCCGGGCTGGAACAGCGCATTACACTCATGCAGGGAGATGCCGAAAACCTGCCGGCGGAAGACAATTCGTTCGATGCCGTGACCGTCGCCTTCGGCGTGCGCAATTTCGAAGATATCGCCCGGGGAGTCGCCGAAATCCACCGCATCCTGCACCCCGGCGGAATTGTCTGCGTACTGGAATTCGGCATGCCCCGAAACAAGATATTCGGTACGCTGTACCGTTTCTATTTCCACAGGATACTCCCCGCAGTCGGACGGATGCTTTCGCACGACAAGAGCGCCTATACATACCTGCCGCAATCGGTAGACGAGTTCCCTTACGGCGAAAAGTTCCGCGGCATGCTCCTACAGGCGGGATTCACGGACTGCCGCATCACGAACCTCTGGAGCGGAATCGCCCAGATTTATTACGGACGGAAACAGGCATGA
- a CDS encoding glycoside hydrolase family 2, with translation MKGFIYSVWLSCLACTAAAQESQSAPTQELPPLQNPEQVSIHREAPRTQLYSYNKKEFALAGDTSSSTYMQKLGGEWKVKTFSAPTPIDSVQVTADASFWPGITPPQKGDNGAWAAIYRHEFKMPFAWIDREVFAHVGPVHRAYYLYINGRLAGYHEDSKTPAEFDITKLVTEGKNHMAIVAYADPVSTTLENQIQTKGTALQGDVYVFAQPKVRMRDYVIDTRFAPDGTSGLFNFGVIVKSHLLNPKQVTVYYDLYGPDSTLVRSGKRDARFEMRLEDTVRFFENIPNIESWSHESPKLYTVALRIQHEGRFTDYTTLKIGFRDVQFSDKGITINGRPVELRAIDYLCPDDEATLCNDLLKFRMAGINLLRVERYPQSKRFYDLCDQYGIYVCDQANLDTHLSGESLQAGGTPANDTLWQQAYTDRVLNMYHFSKNHPSVIMFSLGGKAGRGYNMYEAYLALKAVEKNRPVIYGAAGAEWNTDMVVGTPGGRNASDTRYTLQFGTPSQWQTSPATPAAITVEPIDIEHGKAVIRNGFTLANLLNFEVAYTVSSKSKVILQGRLNPDIKPGSSSPVEAALDALKPGKYTLTIFVAHKDAMPWAKKGERLAEQSYPLVIPKQPKGK, from the coding sequence ATGAAAGGTTTTATTTATTCGGTATGGCTCAGCTGCCTCGCCTGTACGGCGGCGGCACAGGAATCCCAATCCGCCCCGACACAGGAACTTCCGCCGTTACAGAACCCTGAACAGGTTTCGATCCACCGGGAAGCGCCCCGAACGCAACTGTACAGCTACAACAAAAAAGAGTTTGCATTGGCCGGCGATACCAGTTCCTCGACCTACATGCAAAAACTCGGCGGCGAATGGAAAGTAAAAACCTTCTCCGCCCCGACCCCGATCGATTCGGTACAGGTCACCGCCGACGCGTCGTTCTGGCCCGGCATCACACCGCCCCAGAAGGGTGATAACGGTGCATGGGCGGCCATTTACCGCCATGAATTCAAAATGCCGTTCGCGTGGATAGACCGCGAAGTATTCGCACATGTCGGTCCTGTGCACCGCGCCTATTACCTCTACATCAACGGACGGCTGGCCGGTTATCACGAGGATTCGAAAACCCCGGCCGAATTCGACATCACCAAGCTGGTCACCGAAGGTAAAAACCACATGGCGATCGTAGCCTATGCAGACCCCGTCTCGACGACGCTCGAAAACCAGATCCAGACGAAGGGAACGGCTCTTCAGGGCGACGTCTATGTTTTCGCCCAACCGAAAGTACGGATGCGCGATTACGTAATCGACACGCGCTTCGCACCCGACGGCACGAGCGGACTGTTCAACTTCGGCGTGATCGTCAAATCTCACCTGCTCAATCCCAAACAGGTGACCGTTTATTACGACCTGTACGGTCCGGACAGCACGCTGGTCCGCTCGGGCAAACGCGACGCGCGGTTCGAGATGCGCCTCGAAGACACCGTACGCTTTTTCGAAAACATCCCGAACATCGAATCGTGGAGCCACGAAAGCCCGAAACTCTACACCGTTGCGCTACGCATCCAGCATGAAGGCCGCTTTACCGACTACACCACGCTGAAAATCGGTTTCCGGGACGTACAGTTCTCGGACAAGGGCATCACGATCAACGGGCGTCCCGTCGAATTGCGCGCGATAGACTACCTCTGCCCCGACGACGAAGCGACGCTGTGCAACGACCTGCTGAAATTCCGCATGGCGGGGATCAACCTGCTCCGCGTAGAGCGCTATCCGCAAAGTAAACGTTTTTACGACCTGTGCGACCAGTACGGGATCTACGTCTGCGACCAGGCCAACCTCGATACGCACCTGAGCGGCGAATCGCTCCAGGCAGGGGGTACTCCGGCCAACGACACGCTCTGGCAGCAGGCTTACACCGACCGGGTGCTGAACATGTACCATTTTTCGAAAAACCACCCGTCGGTGATCATGTTCTCGCTGGGCGGCAAAGCGGGACGCGGCTACAACATGTACGAGGCTTACCTGGCACTGAAAGCGGTCGAAAAGAACCGCCCCGTGATTTACGGGGCGGCAGGGGCCGAATGGAACACCGATATGGTGGTGGGCACGCCCGGGGGACGCAACGCCTCGGATACACGCTACACGCTGCAATTCGGCACGCCTTCACAGTGGCAAACTTCCCCGGCTACACCGGCAGCGATCACCGTCGAGCCGATCGACATCGAGCATGGCAAAGCAGTCATCCGCAACGGCTTCACCCTTGCGAACCTGCTGAACTTCGAGGTAGCTTATACCGTTTCATCCAAATCGAAGGTGATCCTGCAGGGCCGGCTCAACCCCGACATCAAGCCCGGCAGCAGTTCCCCGGTCGAAGCGGCGTTGGATGCGTTGAAACCCGGCAAATACACGCTGACGATCTTCGTTGCGCACAAAGATGCAATGCCATGGGCTAAGAAAGGTGAACGACTGGCGGAGCAATCCTACCCGCTCGTAATCCCGAAACAGCCGAAGGGAAAATAA